One region of Thunnus thynnus chromosome 14, fThuThy2.1, whole genome shotgun sequence genomic DNA includes:
- the gsta.1 gene encoding glutathione S-transferase, alpha tandem duplicate 1: protein MAGKVVLHYFNGRGRMESIRWLLAVAEVEFDEVFLTTRQQYEKLLSDGVLMFQQVPMVEIDGMKLVQTKAILNYIAEKYNLHGKDLKDRVMINMYWDGLIDLIKMIMSVPFTIDATKKLNIIQTKAKERYFPVYEKALSGQIYLVGGKLSCADVMLLECVLMLEEKFPEILSEFPNIKALRDRMIQLPAVARFLQPGSKRKPQSDEVYVKTVREVFNVNLVFP, encoded by the exons ATGGCTGGGAAGGTTGTGCTGCACTACTTCAATGGGAGAGGCAGAATGGAGTCAATCCGCTGGCTTTTGGCAGTTGCAGAGGTTGAG TTTGACGAGGTGTTCCTGACAACCCGTCAGCAGTATGAAAAACTCCTGAGTG ATGGAGTCCTCATGTTTCAACAGGTTCCAATGGTGGAAATTGACGGCATGAAGCTGGTTCAGACAAAGGCGATCTTGAACTACATAGCAGAGAAGTACAATCTTCATGGGAAAGATCTGAAAGACCGCGTTAT GATCAACATGTACTGGGACGGACTGATCGATCTCATAAAAATGATCATGAGTGTGCCCTTTACTATCGATGCGACAAAGAAACTGAACATCATTCAAACTAAAGCAAAAGAGCGCTACTTTCCTGTGTATGAAAAG GCCTTGTCTGGACAAATTTACCTGGTGGGAGGTAAACTAAGCTGTGCAGATGTGATGCTACTTGAATGCGTTCTAATGTTAGAGGAGAAATTTCCTGAAATCCTCTCTGAGTTTCCCAACATCAAG GCTTTGCGGGACAGGATGATCCAGCTGCCTGCTGTCGCCCGATTCCTGCAGCCAGGCAGCAAGAGGAAGCCTCAGTCAGATGAAGTCTATGTTAAAACTGTCAGGGAAGTGTTCAACGTTAACTTAGTGTTCCCATGA
- the LOC137196941 gene encoding serine/threonine-protein kinase ICK-like isoform X2 produces the protein MNRYTTIRQLGDGTYGSVILGRSLESGELVAIKKMKRKFYSWEECMNLREVKSLKKLNHANVIKLKEVIRENDHLYFIFEYMKENLYQLMKDRSRLFPESAVRNIMFQILQGLAFIHKHGFFHRDMKPENLLCMGPELVKIADFGLAREIRSRPPYTDYVSTRWYRAPEVLLRSTSYSSPIDQWAVGCIMAELYTLRPLFPGSSEVDTIFKICQVLGTPKKNDWPEGYQLGCAMNFRWPQCVPSNLKTLIPNASPEAIHLMTDLLQWDPKKRPASAQALRYSYFHVGQALGTPQQILEQGRPQPGLVPLQAPLQSQQTLQQQQQQQQQQQQQQQQQPLLLKPVPPSQPPPPNQHCSPSRPLQQIQPSPISAAAQVAAYQRHTELVREQQPKHILKQEQSEGTPQSHLPYIVDKGLQSKTRQESENANLMSYQLKPKGGRRRWGHGTGHLKGEDWDDYEETDLTSISILGKSNFSREKSRQGEDALSRYGNVLDFSRPNAKEDAPLNLNKSTAYQEPSRTASAKQHYLRQSRYLPGISTKKNVAINASKDFSGSHLWGNSSIPFGGTLPSRGTHGTNTIPGGYMPSFYKKDVGSAGHRGHQGSSVESTASNYATWRSGRSHMSTSANMPLANKSTPGLLPRPPVQAIHGRTDWSAKYGHR, from the exons ATGAATAGATACACAACGATCAGACAGCTCGGGGATGGCACCTACGGCTCCGTCATCCTCGGCCGCAGTCTGGAATCAGGGGAACTAGTTGCCATAAAGAA AATGAAAAGGAAGTTCTACTCCTGGGAAGAATGTATGAACCTCCGTGAAGTCAAG TCCTTAAAGAAACTCAACCATGCTAACGTGATCAAACTTAAGGAGGTCATTCGAGAAAATGACCACTTGTACTTTATATTTGAGTACATGAAGGAAAATTTGTATCAGCTAATGaaagacag gtctcgGTTGTTTCCTGAATCTGCTGTAAGAAATATTATGTTTCAGATACTACAGGGGCTCGCTTTCATTCATAAACACG GGTTTTTCCATAGAGATATGAAACCTGAGAATCTTCTGTGCATGGGCCCAGAGCTGGTGAAAATCGCTGACTTTGGGCTCGCCCGTGAGATCAGATCTCGACCGCCGTACACAGACTATGTCTCGACTAGATG GTACAGAGCCCCGGAGGTTCTGCTCAGATCCACATCCTACAGTTCACCCATAGACCAGTGGGCAGTTGGCTGCATCATGGCAGAGCTTTACACCCTCAGGCCTCTGTTTCCAGGCTCCAGCGAAGTAGACACCATATTCAAGATTTGCCAAGTTTTGGGGACACCAAAGAAG AATGATTGGCCGGAGGGATACCAGCTGGGATGTGCTATGAACTTCCGCTGGCCTCAGTGTGTTCCCAGTAATCTGAAGACACTCATCCCAAATGCCAGCCCTGAAGCCATCCATCTGATGACAGACCTGCTCCAGTGGGATCCCAAGAAGAGACCAGCTTCTGCCCAG GCTCTCAGGTACTCCTACTTCCATGTGGGCCAGGCTTTGGGCACTCCTCAGCAGATCCTGGAGCAGGGCAGACCTCAGCCAGGTCTTGTTCCGCTGCAGGCACCATTACAGTCACAACAGACactgcagcaacagcaacagcaacagcagcagcagcagcagcagcagcagcagcaaccccTGCTACTGAAGCCTGTACCCCCCTCCCAGCCTCCACCCCCGAACCAACACTGCTCCCCCTCCAGGCCTCTGCAGCAGATCCAGCCCTCTCCCATATCAGCAGCTGCCCAGGTGGCAGCGTACCAACGGCACACAGAGCTGGTGCGAGAGCAGCAGCCGAAGCACATCCTGAAGCAGGAACAGAGCGAAGGAACGCCACAGAGCCACCTTCCTTACATTGTTGACAAGGGCCTCCAGAGCAAG aCGAGGCAGGAGTCAGAGAACGCAAACCTAATGAGCTATCAGTTGAAACCGAAGGGAGGGCGTCGGCGGTGGGGCCATGGTACAGGACACCTCAAGGGTGAAGACTGGGACGACTATGAAGAAACTGATCTAACGTCAATAAGTATTCTTGGAAAAAGTAACTTCTCCAGAGAGAAGTCGAGGCAGGGAGAGGACGCACTGAGCAG ataTGGAAATGTTCTGGATTTCAGTCGACCAAATGCAAAGGAAGACGCACCTTTAAACCTGAATAAGTCTACAGCCTACCAGGAGCCATCGAGGACCGCCTCTGCCAAACAACATTACTTGAGGCAGTCAAGATATTTACCTG GCATCAGCACAAAAAAGAACGTGGCCATAAATGCAAGTAAAGACTTCAGCGGGAGCCATCTTTGGGGCAACAGTAGTATTCCATTCGGAGGGACTCTACCGAGCAGAGGCACTCATG GTACAAATACAATCCCGGGTGGATACATGCCATCCTTTTACAAAAAAGATGTTGGCTCTGCTGGTCATAGAGGGCATCAGGGTTCTTCAGTGGAATCAACTGCATCAA ATTATGCAACTTGGCGGTCTGGCCGGAGTCATATGAGCACTTCTGCCAACATGCCGTTGGCCAACAAGAGCACCCCTGGTCTGCTGCCACGCCCGCCAGTACAGGCCATCCATGGGCGAACAGACTGGTCTGCCAAATACGGACACCGCTAG
- the LOC137196941 gene encoding serine/threonine-protein kinase ICK-like isoform X3, translating to MKENLYQLMKDRSRLFPESAVRNIMFQILQGLAFIHKHGFFHRDMKPENLLCMGPELVKIADFGLAREIRSRPPYTDYVSTRWYRAPEVLLRSTSYSSPIDQWAVGCIMAELYTLRPLFPGSSEVDTIFKICQVLGTPKKNDWPEGYQLGCAMNFRWPQCVPSNLKTLIPNASPEAIHLMTDLLQWDPKKRPASAQALRYSYFHVGQALGTPQQILEQGRPQPGLVPLQAPLQSQQTLQQQQQQQQQQQQQQQQQPLLLKPVPPSQPPPPNQHCSPSRPLQQIQPSPISAAAQVAAYQRHTELVREQQPKHILKQEQSEGTPQSHLPYIVDKGLQSKQTRQESENANLMSYQLKPKGGRRRWGHGTGHLKGEDWDDYEETDLTSISILGKSNFSREKSRQGEDALSRYGNVLDFSRPNAKEDAPLNLNKSTAYQEPSRTASAKQHYLRQSRYLPGISTKKNVAINASKDFSGSHLWGNSSIPFGGTLPSRGTHGTNTIPGGYMPSFYKKDVGSAGHRGHQGSSVESTASNYATWRSGRSHMSTSANMPLANKSTPGLLPRPPVQAIHGRTDWSAKYGHR from the exons ATGAAGGAAAATTTGTATCAGCTAATGaaagacag gtctcgGTTGTTTCCTGAATCTGCTGTAAGAAATATTATGTTTCAGATACTACAGGGGCTCGCTTTCATTCATAAACACG GGTTTTTCCATAGAGATATGAAACCTGAGAATCTTCTGTGCATGGGCCCAGAGCTGGTGAAAATCGCTGACTTTGGGCTCGCCCGTGAGATCAGATCTCGACCGCCGTACACAGACTATGTCTCGACTAGATG GTACAGAGCCCCGGAGGTTCTGCTCAGATCCACATCCTACAGTTCACCCATAGACCAGTGGGCAGTTGGCTGCATCATGGCAGAGCTTTACACCCTCAGGCCTCTGTTTCCAGGCTCCAGCGAAGTAGACACCATATTCAAGATTTGCCAAGTTTTGGGGACACCAAAGAAG AATGATTGGCCGGAGGGATACCAGCTGGGATGTGCTATGAACTTCCGCTGGCCTCAGTGTGTTCCCAGTAATCTGAAGACACTCATCCCAAATGCCAGCCCTGAAGCCATCCATCTGATGACAGACCTGCTCCAGTGGGATCCCAAGAAGAGACCAGCTTCTGCCCAG GCTCTCAGGTACTCCTACTTCCATGTGGGCCAGGCTTTGGGCACTCCTCAGCAGATCCTGGAGCAGGGCAGACCTCAGCCAGGTCTTGTTCCGCTGCAGGCACCATTACAGTCACAACAGACactgcagcaacagcaacagcaacagcagcagcagcagcagcagcagcagcagcaaccccTGCTACTGAAGCCTGTACCCCCCTCCCAGCCTCCACCCCCGAACCAACACTGCTCCCCCTCCAGGCCTCTGCAGCAGATCCAGCCCTCTCCCATATCAGCAGCTGCCCAGGTGGCAGCGTACCAACGGCACACAGAGCTGGTGCGAGAGCAGCAGCCGAAGCACATCCTGAAGCAGGAACAGAGCGAAGGAACGCCACAGAGCCACCTTCCTTACATTGTTGACAAGGGCCTCCAGAGCAAG cagaCGAGGCAGGAGTCAGAGAACGCAAACCTAATGAGCTATCAGTTGAAACCGAAGGGAGGGCGTCGGCGGTGGGGCCATGGTACAGGACACCTCAAGGGTGAAGACTGGGACGACTATGAAGAAACTGATCTAACGTCAATAAGTATTCTTGGAAAAAGTAACTTCTCCAGAGAGAAGTCGAGGCAGGGAGAGGACGCACTGAGCAG ataTGGAAATGTTCTGGATTTCAGTCGACCAAATGCAAAGGAAGACGCACCTTTAAACCTGAATAAGTCTACAGCCTACCAGGAGCCATCGAGGACCGCCTCTGCCAAACAACATTACTTGAGGCAGTCAAGATATTTACCTG GCATCAGCACAAAAAAGAACGTGGCCATAAATGCAAGTAAAGACTTCAGCGGGAGCCATCTTTGGGGCAACAGTAGTATTCCATTCGGAGGGACTCTACCGAGCAGAGGCACTCATG GTACAAATACAATCCCGGGTGGATACATGCCATCCTTTTACAAAAAAGATGTTGGCTCTGCTGGTCATAGAGGGCATCAGGGTTCTTCAGTGGAATCAACTGCATCAA ATTATGCAACTTGGCGGTCTGGCCGGAGTCATATGAGCACTTCTGCCAACATGCCGTTGGCCAACAAGAGCACCCCTGGTCTGCTGCCACGCCCGCCAGTACAGGCCATCCATGGGCGAACAGACTGGTCTGCCAAATACGGACACCGCTAG
- the tmem14a gene encoding transmembrane protein 14A: MDVDWIGFSYAAAIALGGFMGYKRRGSVMSLMAGLVFGGLSAYGAYNLCHDPRDIKVSLLASGVLSVVMGMRYKKSGKLMPAGIMSGLSLLMVFRLLLLIMM, from the exons ATGGACGTTGACTGGATTGGGTTTAGCTATGCAGCAGCCATTGCCCTCGGAGGATTTATGGGATACAAGAGAAGAG GAAGTGTGATGTCCCTGATGGCTGGCTTAGTTTTTGGTGGATTATCTGCTTATGGTGCCTACAACCTCTGTCATGACCCGCGTGACATCAAGGTCTCGTTGC ttGCCTCGGGAGTCCTTTCAGTCGTGATGGGAATGAGATACAAGAAATCTGGGAAATTAATGCCGGCTGGCATTATGTCGGGGCTCAG TTTGTTGATGGTGTTCCGACTTTTACTCCTGATCATGATGTGA
- the LOC137196941 gene encoding serine/threonine-protein kinase ICK-like isoform X1 — MNRYTTIRQLGDGTYGSVILGRSLESGELVAIKKMKRKFYSWEECMNLREVKSLKKLNHANVIKLKEVIRENDHLYFIFEYMKENLYQLMKDRSRLFPESAVRNIMFQILQGLAFIHKHGFFHRDMKPENLLCMGPELVKIADFGLAREIRSRPPYTDYVSTRWYRAPEVLLRSTSYSSPIDQWAVGCIMAELYTLRPLFPGSSEVDTIFKICQVLGTPKKNDWPEGYQLGCAMNFRWPQCVPSNLKTLIPNASPEAIHLMTDLLQWDPKKRPASAQALRYSYFHVGQALGTPQQILEQGRPQPGLVPLQAPLQSQQTLQQQQQQQQQQQQQQQQQPLLLKPVPPSQPPPPNQHCSPSRPLQQIQPSPISAAAQVAAYQRHTELVREQQPKHILKQEQSEGTPQSHLPYIVDKGLQSKQTRQESENANLMSYQLKPKGGRRRWGHGTGHLKGEDWDDYEETDLTSISILGKSNFSREKSRQGEDALSRYGNVLDFSRPNAKEDAPLNLNKSTAYQEPSRTASAKQHYLRQSRYLPGISTKKNVAINASKDFSGSHLWGNSSIPFGGTLPSRGTHGTNTIPGGYMPSFYKKDVGSAGHRGHQGSSVESTASNYATWRSGRSHMSTSANMPLANKSTPGLLPRPPVQAIHGRTDWSAKYGHR, encoded by the exons ATGAATAGATACACAACGATCAGACAGCTCGGGGATGGCACCTACGGCTCCGTCATCCTCGGCCGCAGTCTGGAATCAGGGGAACTAGTTGCCATAAAGAA AATGAAAAGGAAGTTCTACTCCTGGGAAGAATGTATGAACCTCCGTGAAGTCAAG TCCTTAAAGAAACTCAACCATGCTAACGTGATCAAACTTAAGGAGGTCATTCGAGAAAATGACCACTTGTACTTTATATTTGAGTACATGAAGGAAAATTTGTATCAGCTAATGaaagacag gtctcgGTTGTTTCCTGAATCTGCTGTAAGAAATATTATGTTTCAGATACTACAGGGGCTCGCTTTCATTCATAAACACG GGTTTTTCCATAGAGATATGAAACCTGAGAATCTTCTGTGCATGGGCCCAGAGCTGGTGAAAATCGCTGACTTTGGGCTCGCCCGTGAGATCAGATCTCGACCGCCGTACACAGACTATGTCTCGACTAGATG GTACAGAGCCCCGGAGGTTCTGCTCAGATCCACATCCTACAGTTCACCCATAGACCAGTGGGCAGTTGGCTGCATCATGGCAGAGCTTTACACCCTCAGGCCTCTGTTTCCAGGCTCCAGCGAAGTAGACACCATATTCAAGATTTGCCAAGTTTTGGGGACACCAAAGAAG AATGATTGGCCGGAGGGATACCAGCTGGGATGTGCTATGAACTTCCGCTGGCCTCAGTGTGTTCCCAGTAATCTGAAGACACTCATCCCAAATGCCAGCCCTGAAGCCATCCATCTGATGACAGACCTGCTCCAGTGGGATCCCAAGAAGAGACCAGCTTCTGCCCAG GCTCTCAGGTACTCCTACTTCCATGTGGGCCAGGCTTTGGGCACTCCTCAGCAGATCCTGGAGCAGGGCAGACCTCAGCCAGGTCTTGTTCCGCTGCAGGCACCATTACAGTCACAACAGACactgcagcaacagcaacagcaacagcagcagcagcagcagcagcagcagcagcaaccccTGCTACTGAAGCCTGTACCCCCCTCCCAGCCTCCACCCCCGAACCAACACTGCTCCCCCTCCAGGCCTCTGCAGCAGATCCAGCCCTCTCCCATATCAGCAGCTGCCCAGGTGGCAGCGTACCAACGGCACACAGAGCTGGTGCGAGAGCAGCAGCCGAAGCACATCCTGAAGCAGGAACAGAGCGAAGGAACGCCACAGAGCCACCTTCCTTACATTGTTGACAAGGGCCTCCAGAGCAAG cagaCGAGGCAGGAGTCAGAGAACGCAAACCTAATGAGCTATCAGTTGAAACCGAAGGGAGGGCGTCGGCGGTGGGGCCATGGTACAGGACACCTCAAGGGTGAAGACTGGGACGACTATGAAGAAACTGATCTAACGTCAATAAGTATTCTTGGAAAAAGTAACTTCTCCAGAGAGAAGTCGAGGCAGGGAGAGGACGCACTGAGCAG ataTGGAAATGTTCTGGATTTCAGTCGACCAAATGCAAAGGAAGACGCACCTTTAAACCTGAATAAGTCTACAGCCTACCAGGAGCCATCGAGGACCGCCTCTGCCAAACAACATTACTTGAGGCAGTCAAGATATTTACCTG GCATCAGCACAAAAAAGAACGTGGCCATAAATGCAAGTAAAGACTTCAGCGGGAGCCATCTTTGGGGCAACAGTAGTATTCCATTCGGAGGGACTCTACCGAGCAGAGGCACTCATG GTACAAATACAATCCCGGGTGGATACATGCCATCCTTTTACAAAAAAGATGTTGGCTCTGCTGGTCATAGAGGGCATCAGGGTTCTTCAGTGGAATCAACTGCATCAA ATTATGCAACTTGGCGGTCTGGCCGGAGTCATATGAGCACTTCTGCCAACATGCCGTTGGCCAACAAGAGCACCCCTGGTCTGCTGCCACGCCCGCCAGTACAGGCCATCCATGGGCGAACAGACTGGTCTGCCAAATACGGACACCGCTAG
- the fbxo9 gene encoding F-box only protein 9: MAEENADIGGTIEEEDEGSDDPNPQLELNAFRAQWMSELKPSSGASGVSKPLQRPTGLQSTQENALEEKATELFLRAVQEEQNGAGYEAIKFYRMAMQLVPDIEFKVNYSRPDADQVEGNYTEENDVDGEIEDLVAYFEHQLTLENSFPKICTPEVERSQMHISALPREILMYIFRWVVSSDLDMRALEQLSLVCRGFYMCARDPEIWRLACLRVWGRNCTKPVPFISWREMFLQRPRVRYDGVYISKTSYMRQGEESLDGFYRAWHHVEYYRYLRFFPDGSVVMLTTPEDPLSVVPRLRTRNTRMDSVMFGHFRLSQETDNQTKVFAVVCKKKEEKAAEIQRNRFCRRNPAPEAEHTFHVGLHLSSGGRQSFNKLVWNHHSCHITYKLTGETVITTFDLDRMYTPFFFARVKSYTAFSEQPL; this comes from the exons ATG GCTGAAGAAAATGCAGATATTGGAGGCACAattgaggaggaggatgaaggttCAGATGACCCAAATCCTCAG CTGGAGCTCAACGCGTTCAGAGCTCAGTGGATGTCTGAACTCAAACCGAGCTCTGGAGCAAGTGGAGTGAGTAAACCGCTGCAGCGACCTACAGGTCTGCAGAGTACGCAGGAGAATGCTCTGGAGGAAAAA GCTACAGAGCTGTTCCTGAGAGCTGTTCAAGAAGAGCAGAACGGAGCCGGCTATGAAG CTATCAAGTTCTATCGCATGGCTATGCAGCTTGTGCCTGACATTGAGTTTAAAGTCAACTACAGCCGTCCAGATGCGGATCAAGTTGAAGGAAACTA CACTGAGGAGAATGATGTCGATGGCGAGATTGAGGATCTAGTTGCCTACTTCGAGCATCAGCTCACTCTGGAAAATTCCTTTCCAAAGATCTGCACTCCTGAGGTGGAAAGGAGTCAGATGCACatttcag CCTTGCCACGGGAAATCCTGATGTACATATTTCGTTGGGTTGTGTCGAGTGATCTGGACATGCGAGCCCTGGAGCAGCTCTCTTTGGTTTGCCGGGGGTTTTACATGTGTGCAAG GGACCCTGAGATTTGGCGTCTAGCCTGTTTACGAGTGTGGGGACGGAACTGCACCAAACCTGTACCCTTCATATCCTGGAGAGAGATGTTTCTGCAGAGGCCTCGTGTCCGTTATGATG GTGTCTATATCAGCAAGACATCATACATGCGTCAAGGAGAGGAATCGCTGGATGGATTTTACAGGGCTTGGCACCATGTTGAATACTACAG GTACCTCCGGTTCTTCCCTGACGGCAGCGTCGTCATGCTCACCACCCCTGAGGACCCTCTGTCTGTCGTTCCTCGCTTGCGTACTAGGAACACCAG GATGGATTCTGTCATGTTCGGTCATTTCCGTCTGTCACAGGAGACAGACAATCAAACCAAAGTTTTTGCTGTTGTCTgcaagaaaaaggaggag AAAGCGGCCGAGATTCAAAGGAATCGGTTCTGCAGGCGGAACCCAGCACCCGAGGCTGAGCACACCTTCCATGTGGGACTGCATCTGTCCTCTGGGGGGCGTCAGAGTTTCAACAAGCTGGTGTGGAACCACCACTCCTGCCACATCACTTACAA gCTGACTGGGGAAACAGTGATCACAACCTTTGACCTGGACAGGATGTACACACCTTTCTTCTTTGCACGTGTGAAGAGTTACACAGCTTTCTCCGAGCAGCCACTCTAA
- the elovl5 gene encoding elongation of very long chain fatty acids protein 5, which produces METFNYKLNTYLETWMGPRDQRVRGWLLLDNYPPTFALTVMYLLIVWMGPKYMKHRQPYSCRGLLVLYNLGLTLLSFYMFYELVTAVLHGGYNFYCQDTHSAQEVDNKIINVLWWYYFSKLIEFMDTFFFILRKNNHQITFLHIYHHASMLNIWWFVMNWVPCGHSYFGASLNSFVHVVMYSYYGLSAVPAMRPYLWWKKYITQLQLIQFFLTMWQTMCAVIWPCSFPMGWLYFQIGYMVTLIILFSNFYIQTYNKHSVSLKKEHQNGSPVSTNGHANGTPSLERTAHKKLRVD; this is translated from the exons ATGGAGACTTTCAATTATAAACTGAACACTTACTTAGAAACATGGATGGGTCCCAGAG ATCAGCGGGTGCGGGGATGGCTGCTGCTGGACAACTACCCACCAACATTTGCACTCACAGTCATGTACCTTCTGATCGTGTGGATGGGGCCCAAGTACATGAAACACAGGCAGCCGTACTCCTGCAGAGGCCTCCTGGTGCTCTACAATCTGGGCCTCACACTCTTGTCCTTCTACATGTTCTATGAG CTTGTTACGGCTGTGTTGCATGGTGGTTACAACTTCTACTGCCAGGACACTCACAGTGCACAGGAAGTGGATAATAAG ATCATAAATGTCCTGTGGTGGTACTATTTCTCCAAGCTCATCGAGTTCATGGACACCTTTTTCTTCATTCTCCGAAAGAATAACCACCAGATCACATTTCTTCACATCTACCACCACGCTAGCATGCTGAATATCTGGTGGTTCGTTATGAACTGGGTACCCTGCGGCCATT CGTACTTCGGTGCCTCCCTTAACAGCTTCGTCCATGTCGTGATGTATTCTTACTATGGCCTCTCAGCCGTCCCAGCCATGCGGCCGTATCTTTGGTGGAAGAAGTACATCACACAGTTACAGCTG ATCCAGTTCTTTTTAACAATGTGGCAGACAATGTGTGCAGTCATATGGCCATGTAGCTTCCCCATGGGATGGCTGTACTTCCAAATAGGTTACATGGTCACACTCATTATCCTTTTCTCAAACTTCTACATTCAG ACTTACAACAAGCACAGTGTTTCTCTAAAGAAGGAGCATCAGAATGGCTCTCCTGTATCAACAAATGGACATGCAAATGGGACACCATCTCTGGAACGCACCGCACATAAGAAACTGCGGGTGGATTGA